In Saccharolobus solfataricus, a genomic segment contains:
- a CDS encoding ATP-binding protein: MFDPASFVEEIGPQLRQKLGNEKVLAAVSGGVDSTTAAVLAYNLLGDKVIPVLVDTGFLRKNEAEKIKDYLSNILPNLIIVDKKETFISEIEGIDDAEMKRKRFRELFYSTISSLMKKFNARYLMQGTIAADWVETQGGIKTQHNVLVQIGIDTEKEWGFTLIEPLADLYKNEVRELARYLKLPKEISERQPFPGPGLLVRAVGKLTREKLEVVREANDIVEKYLDPFNYSQYFAVSFESYGNLVNLDGIDAFLYKARATGVKGDVRAYGNIAKIECSNINNVKNIIDTLVKYDITHVLCTLDERNSGKYSVAIRAVTTEDFMTADYVRIPKEILSKISSEILQKIPNVKEVLYDVTSKPPATIEFE, from the coding sequence ATGTTTGATCCTGCTTCATTTGTCGAGGAAATAGGGCCGCAGTTGAGACAGAAGCTTGGCAATGAGAAAGTTTTAGCTGCGGTAAGTGGTGGTGTTGATAGTACTACAGCTGCAGTTCTCGCTTATAATTTGTTAGGCGATAAAGTAATTCCCGTTTTAGTAGATACCGGCTTTTTAAGGAAAAACGAAGCTGAGAAAATTAAAGATTATTTAAGTAATATTTTACCTAACCTTATTATAGTAGACAAGAAGGAGACATTTATCTCTGAAATTGAGGGAATTGACGATGCCGAAATGAAAAGGAAGAGATTCAGAGAACTTTTTTACTCTACTATTTCATCATTAATGAAAAAGTTCAACGCAAGATATTTAATGCAAGGTACCATAGCCGCTGACTGGGTAGAGACTCAAGGTGGAATAAAGACACAACATAATGTCTTAGTTCAAATAGGTATAGACACTGAGAAAGAATGGGGATTTACATTAATCGAACCATTGGCAGACCTTTATAAGAATGAGGTCAGGGAACTAGCTAGATATCTTAAACTACCTAAGGAAATTTCTGAAAGGCAGCCATTTCCTGGCCCTGGTCTCCTAGTTAGGGCGGTGGGGAAACTGACTAGGGAAAAGTTGGAAGTAGTGAGAGAAGCTAATGATATAGTTGAAAAGTATTTAGATCCTTTTAACTACTCGCAATATTTTGCAGTATCCTTTGAATCCTATGGTAATCTTGTAAATTTAGACGGTATTGATGCTTTTCTATACAAAGCTAGGGCTACTGGAGTTAAGGGTGACGTTAGGGCTTATGGGAATATAGCAAAGATTGAGTGCAGTAATATTAATAATGTGAAAAACATTATAGATACTTTAGTTAAATATGACATTACTCATGTATTATGTACCTTGGACGAAAGGAATAGCGGAAAATACAGTGTCGCAATAAGGGCAGTCACTACTGAGGATTTCATGACAGCTGATTATGTTAGAATACCTAAAGAAATTTTAAGTAAAATTAGTTCTGAAATATTACAAAAAATACCTAATGTTAAAGAAGTACTTTATGATGTTACTTCTAAACCACCTGCAACTATAGAGTTCGAATAA
- the cobS gene encoding adenosylcobinamide-GDP ribazoletransferase, which yields MHLKEILAQFSFFTAIPVKSSASLEEIAESSYISPIIVGISLGLIESVAYLILYRILGELTGIVLLGIIELLRGFNHLDGLLDLGDALMIRGNREKKIKALKDVEVGSGGIGLLLVYLSIQIVALLKLDFSLYTIFYLISSNVLSMSLSLYILSTISPIPESNLGRIFHDKLKGKSTILLLELIPFISLYNVIVFIIFYMIMYKICGSLGGSSGDIAGASITLSFPLFLITDEITNLNYSLLSILCYLFSHLH from the coding sequence ATGCACCTAAAAGAGATACTTGCGCAGTTTTCGTTTTTCACAGCAATACCAGTTAAGAGTAGTGCTTCCTTAGAGGAAATTGCGGAATCCTCTTACATATCGCCAATAATTGTGGGTATATCGTTGGGGTTAATTGAGAGTGTTGCGTACTTAATTCTATATAGAATTCTTGGAGAACTTACTGGAATAGTATTGTTAGGTATAATAGAACTGCTTAGGGGATTTAACCATCTAGATGGCTTACTGGACTTGGGGGATGCATTAATGATAAGGGGAAATAGAGAGAAAAAAATAAAAGCGTTGAAGGATGTTGAAGTTGGCTCAGGAGGTATAGGTTTACTTTTAGTTTACTTATCAATACAAATAGTAGCTTTATTAAAATTAGATTTCTCGCTATACACCATATTCTATTTAATCTCATCTAATGTACTTTCCATGTCGTTAAGTCTTTATATACTTTCAACCATAAGTCCAATTCCAGAAAGCAATTTAGGAAGAATCTTTCACGATAAATTGAAAGGAAAATCAACTATATTACTTCTAGAATTAATTCCTTTTATCTCATTATACAATGTGATAGTCTTTATAATATTTTACATGATAATGTATAAAATCTGTGGATCACTTGGAGGCTCCTCAGGTGATATAGCTGGTGCGTCAATAACTCTTTCCTTTCCACTCTTCCTTATCACCGACGAGATAACCAATTTAAATTACTCACTACTATCTATCTTGTGTTATTTATTCTCGCACTTGCACTGA
- a CDS encoding class I fructose-bisphosphate aldolase has translation MIGSEIRMAKLFDKGRAFVVALDHGLVMGPLKGIENPVEVVAKIAKNGPDALQMTPSMVKLVKENFFSRGSPMLITRLDTANVWRQKYKVYNEGYYASIYTVKDAISAGADAVVTYLVVGYGNDTVEGYNLSVLSSLRKEANDYGIPFIVEPLYVTKDNPDSVKEVDLVKYVTRLASEIGADILKVDYTGNKESFRQVINVAFSPILIRGGPKTNTTEEFLRMLRDALEAGAKGVTVGRNLWQAEEPDKLAKAISKVIHENADIGEALKILK, from the coding sequence ATGATTGGTTCAGAAATTCGAATGGCCAAGTTATTTGATAAAGGTAGAGCTTTTGTTGTTGCCTTAGATCACGGATTGGTAATGGGACCATTGAAGGGAATAGAAAATCCTGTAGAAGTCGTAGCTAAAATTGCTAAAAATGGTCCAGATGCCTTACAAATGACACCTTCAATGGTAAAACTTGTTAAGGAGAACTTCTTTTCAAGAGGGTCACCTATGTTAATAACTAGATTGGATACTGCGAACGTATGGAGGCAAAAATACAAGGTCTACAATGAGGGTTATTATGCGAGTATTTATACAGTAAAGGACGCGATCAGTGCTGGAGCAGATGCTGTAGTTACTTATCTAGTAGTCGGCTATGGAAACGACACAGTAGAAGGGTATAATTTGAGTGTCTTATCTTCCTTAAGAAAAGAGGCAAATGATTATGGGATACCGTTCATTGTAGAACCTTTATATGTTACAAAAGATAATCCAGATTCAGTAAAAGAAGTAGATTTGGTAAAGTATGTGACTAGATTAGCATCAGAAATAGGTGCTGATATTCTAAAAGTTGATTATACGGGAAACAAGGAATCATTTAGACAAGTCATTAACGTGGCATTTAGTCCAATCCTAATTAGAGGAGGTCCTAAGACAAATACAACTGAGGAATTCTTAAGGATGCTAAGAGATGCTCTAGAAGCTGGAGCTAAGGGTGTAACTGTAGGCAGGAATTTATGGCAAGCGGAAGAACCAGACAAGCTAGCTAAAGCTATATCGAAGGTTATTCACGAGAATGCGGATATTGGAGAAGCTTTAAAAATTTTGAAGTAA
- a CDS encoding CBS domain-containing protein, with amino-acid sequence MKEEFVKEYMKTRVITVGRNTMLKEVTRIMTDNNVGSVIVVDNGKPIGIITERDVVRAIGKGKSLDTIAEEIMTASLITIKEDSPITGALSLMRTYNIRHLPVIDYDGNLRGIISIRDIARAIDDILEG; translated from the coding sequence ATGAAAGAAGAATTTGTAAAAGAATATATGAAAACCCGTGTAATAACAGTAGGTAGAAATACTATGCTTAAAGAAGTAACTAGAATTATGACAGATAATAACGTAGGTTCAGTAATTGTAGTGGATAATGGGAAACCTATTGGCATAATAACGGAACGTGATGTAGTTAGGGCTATTGGAAAAGGTAAAAGTCTAGATACCATAGCAGAAGAAATAATGACTGCTTCCCTTATAACTATCAAGGAAGATTCACCAATAACTGGAGCATTAAGCCTTATGAGAACATATAACATTAGACATTTACCAGTTATTGATTATGATGGAAACTTAAGGGGAATAATATCTATAAGAGATATTGCACGGGCAATAGATGATATTTTAGAAGGCTAA
- a CDS encoding cobyric acid synthase yields the protein MSIIVASTMSDSGKSFITTGLVRILNAKPLKIQNMSLNSISTWDGGEIAFIQAYQAWGAGLRPERYMNPILLKIMGKGLEVIFMGSSLGIMSGNEYYNLATEKLWKKVSQFLSNDVVIEAAGGIGEPNFIDKDITAIKVMKEKRIPAILVLDIDRGGAFASAYGTYMMLPQSVRENLKGFIINKFRGDEKFLNDAIKWLEEKTGMRYLGYLPFFSEPPIMPEDSMNVYNFGDGNVEVAIIAYPYMSNFNEFYALVKSNARVSFVRKPKETAKADLVILPGSRNTLESLKWLVENGFVEQLRQRSMNILGICGGFQILGKKIVDPYGIEAGYPTEYEGLGIFDINVHYSKDKVVSMTTGISEYGEMNGYEIRRGVIKYMGEKPLLKITLRNGEKVSVEDGAKKDNIIGISVHGTLFSDGMKKLLKEFNINIHSQSMEEEIKQQAIRVEQFLRKYLHIDEIVEIYKQ from the coding sequence GTGTCAATAATAGTAGCTTCGACAATGAGCGATTCTGGTAAATCATTTATAACCACTGGCTTAGTGAGGATTCTAAACGCAAAACCACTTAAAATTCAGAACATGTCTTTGAATAGTATTTCGACTTGGGATGGAGGAGAAATAGCTTTTATACAAGCATACCAGGCTTGGGGAGCTGGATTAAGACCAGAGAGGTATATGAACCCAATCTTGCTTAAGATAATGGGAAAGGGTCTTGAAGTAATCTTTATGGGGAGTTCGCTTGGTATCATGAGTGGCAATGAGTATTACAATTTGGCAACTGAGAAGTTATGGAAAAAGGTCTCACAATTCTTATCAAACGATGTTGTGATAGAGGCGGCAGGGGGTATAGGAGAACCGAATTTTATCGACAAGGATATTACAGCAATAAAAGTAATGAAGGAAAAGAGAATTCCGGCTATTTTAGTATTAGATATAGATAGGGGAGGCGCATTTGCATCCGCCTATGGTACTTATATGATGCTTCCTCAATCCGTTAGAGAGAACCTGAAAGGGTTCATTATTAATAAATTTAGAGGAGATGAAAAGTTTCTGAATGACGCCATAAAATGGCTTGAAGAGAAAACTGGAATGAGATATTTAGGTTATCTGCCCTTTTTTAGTGAGCCTCCCATAATGCCGGAAGATTCTATGAATGTTTACAATTTTGGCGATGGCAATGTTGAAGTAGCCATAATTGCCTATCCTTACATGAGTAATTTCAATGAGTTTTACGCCTTAGTCAAGTCTAATGCACGTGTATCCTTCGTAAGAAAGCCCAAAGAAACTGCAAAGGCAGATCTTGTAATTTTACCGGGTAGTAGAAATACTTTAGAATCGCTGAAGTGGTTGGTGGAAAACGGATTTGTAGAACAGCTAAGGCAAAGATCTATGAACATTTTAGGTATTTGCGGTGGTTTCCAAATTTTAGGTAAAAAGATTGTGGATCCTTACGGGATTGAGGCGGGATATCCTACAGAATATGAAGGGTTAGGAATATTTGATATTAATGTACATTATAGCAAGGATAAGGTTGTTTCAATGACAACTGGCATTTCTGAATATGGAGAAATGAATGGTTATGAAATTAGAAGAGGAGTAATAAAATACATGGGTGAAAAGCCTTTGCTTAAGATAACATTAAGGAATGGTGAAAAAGTAAGCGTTGAGGATGGGGCAAAAAAGGATAATATCATTGGTATAAGTGTACATGGAACCTTATTTTCTGATGGAATGAAAAAATTACTGAAGGAGTTCAATATTAATATTCACTCCCAATCGATGGAAGAAGAAATCAAACAGCAAGCAATTCGTGTAGAGCAATTTTTAAGGAAATATTTACATATTGACGAAATAGTCGAAATTTATAAGCAATGA
- the htpX gene encoding zinc metalloprotease HtpX codes for MNWEVVKLRLNMALATLGITLLGFALALAVADYAFGAQFGVGLILSILIFIFFLNIIQWLFGPYMINWAYRTVEVTPTDPVYGWLYSTVAEVAKYNGFREVPKVYIADVPFPNAFAYGSPIAGKRIAFTLPILKLLNRDEIMAVAGHELGHLKHRDVELLMAVGLIPALIYYLGWWLFWGGLFSGGGNGRGNNGGLVFLLGIIMMAVSFVFQLLVLSLNRMREAYADVNSALTVPGGKENLQLALAKLTLSMDPEALERFKKKSTTNQMASMLFFTNAIEEVPTWNAKELVEIWKTTKVPWYADIFMDHPHPAKRIQLLDKVSKY; via the coding sequence ATGAATTGGGAAGTAGTAAAATTAAGATTAAATATGGCGTTAGCAACTCTAGGAATTACCTTACTAGGATTTGCATTGGCGTTAGCAGTTGCGGATTATGCGTTCGGGGCGCAATTTGGAGTAGGATTAATATTATCTATCTTAATATTTATATTCTTCCTTAACATTATTCAATGGTTGTTCGGACCATATATGATAAACTGGGCATATAGGACAGTAGAAGTAACTCCTACTGATCCAGTTTATGGATGGTTATACAGTACTGTAGCCGAAGTTGCAAAATATAATGGATTTAGAGAAGTACCAAAAGTTTACATTGCTGATGTGCCATTCCCTAATGCTTTTGCATATGGAAGTCCGATAGCTGGTAAAAGAATAGCCTTTACATTACCAATATTAAAATTACTAAATAGGGATGAAATAATGGCAGTAGCGGGACATGAGCTAGGACATCTAAAGCATAGAGATGTAGAATTGCTAATGGCTGTAGGTCTGATTCCAGCTTTAATTTATTACTTAGGTTGGTGGTTATTCTGGGGAGGATTGTTTAGTGGAGGAGGAAATGGTAGAGGGAATAATGGAGGATTAGTTTTCCTTTTAGGAATTATAATGATGGCAGTAAGTTTTGTTTTTCAACTACTAGTACTATCCTTAAATAGAATGAGAGAAGCCTACGCAGATGTTAACTCGGCCTTAACAGTACCTGGTGGAAAAGAAAACTTGCAACTAGCCTTAGCTAAATTAACACTATCAATGGATCCAGAAGCATTAGAAAGATTTAAGAAAAAGAGTACTACAAACCAAATGGCAAGTATGTTATTCTTTACCAACGCCATTGAAGAAGTTCCAACATGGAATGCCAAAGAGTTAGTGGAAATTTGGAAAACTACAAAGGTTCCATGGTATGCTGATATATTTATGGATCATCCACATCCTGCCAAAAGGATACAGTTACTAGATAAAGTTTCAAAATATTAA